The genomic interval ACAATTTTGGTTCAATTGCCTTTAGAAGCCTTCGATCTGATTCTTGGCTTATTGCAGATCTGGATCCCTGTTTATTTTTGTACAATACAATGGTCTAATGTGCAGGTtgaaaaactaataaaagaaCTACCGAGTATGCCTGCTGATTGGTCAAATGGAGATGCAGATTTGGCAGAGAAGAATTCTACAAGCAATGGGATTTCCACACAACATGTTGAGAATGGGACAAACCTCAGAGAGACTCAGAGCATGCTTTTGGAGAGAATTGCCAGTGAGATGAATCGGTTGAAGTTCTATATGGCTCATGCACAGGTCTTTTATTGCTCTCCCTCACAtttcgttttttctttttgccacATTTATACATGTTTGACATTTTATCTAGGGTTCTTTCAATTGCCTATTTCTTTGACAATAAGATCCTGCATGATAAATTTATCATGACATTTAAAGTGAACAAGAGTATTAAGATTGATGCTGTTTCTTAAGTAGGAAGCTTGGGGAATGATGCTAGTGAATAAAAGTTTGAATGGAGCTCGACTGTTagttaacaataataaaataaagataactAAAGTTAACATGCTTAAAGAAGAGTAGGAACATTTTTTTTGAACTATtatggaagatatatatatatatatatatctgtttaAATCTACCAGCTTGACCATTAGTTCTCTCACCAACAGCCTTAAATAACATCTGTCTTTCTTTGTTGCATACTCATCTTTTTCTGATCTGTAACTATAGAGGTGTTTGAAGAACTTAGGGccttttatttcttataaagaCTAACTGTTAGGAAAGGAAAACAGTAGagaatattatttcttattcattttatatcttttaactCTTTGTGAGAATGAAAGGAGGATAGTGGAGTTATATGTCTGCTTTGCGTGAGTGTATGCATGTGGAGGGGAAGAGTAgggagaagaaaataattttgagtttattgtaaGTATTGATTTTCTgagaagttgggaaagttgctTGTAAGAGGCACAACAAGcaaattagttataaattatatgacaTGATGGTTGAAGATGCCAAGGTATTGTGTTCTTAGCTGTTCTGAGAGATTAATTATTTGTAGTTGGAAAGTGACTAAGGTGGGTTTAGAAAAGATTGATCAATGAGTAAGCATTATATGAGGTCCAAAGGGAAACAGAGATTTCTGTTAAAGGATGTGCAAGACTCAATGAATCTGAAAAAAGTTTCTGCCATGTGAAGCATGGGAGCTAAAAAGGGTTGCTTACTGAATTATGTGTTTGTGTGCATGGTATTGTCTCTATTGATGTGTTGTATGAGATCGAGGAAGAGGTCAAGAGTGTGTGTTGGTGTGTCAGACTTCTGAACTGAAAGGGTTGATTGATAACCCAACCTTTATGCATGTTTATATAACAGAAAAATGGTGATCCCTAGGAATGTATACTGTTGTTCTTTGTCAAAACAGGACAGTTTTCATAATTTGCTTGTATCCCTCACTCATGCTTAGTGGTACTTAGCCATATTCTGTGTATACTCCCTATGTGCTTGGGCTATGTCTTTTCCTataataaagttttacttttacttatcaaaaaaaaaaaaaagaaaagaaaaaaggaagggcATTCAAAGTGCAAGCTTATTGTTAGATGCTAGATGGGCTGGCAGGACGCAAATGCTATTTCCAGCCTCAGCATTTAATTGGGGAAAGGAAAGAATGAATTTCAGTTTTCTTGTAGGGGTGGGTCATGTGCAAAATTGGTGCCTACAATTTAACTGATGGGCGAGCTAATATTAGCATGTTCTATAACGTGAAAGATTTagacttttaattttcttgctaTGGGTATCTCATTCCCTTAAATCTCTTAGTACCCAACTTCatgtgttaattttttttttatcagtaactgcatttgttaaaaattgacgttatgattttaaaaaagcATATCCTGGTTCATTGAGTCTTTGGTCCTTGTTCATTCTGTGCTCATCTCGTTTCTATATTATGCCAGTACAGAACCTGCCCTTCATTGAAAACATGGAGAAGAGGATTCAGAGTGCTAGCCTAATATTAGATGCAATTTTAGGACATTGTTTCACAGATGGGCTTGAGCACCAGGATGCGAATGCAATTTACAATTGTTTACGTGCTTATGCTGCTATTGATAACACTAGGAGTGCAGAAGAAATTTTTCGTACAACTATAGTTGCTCCATTGATACAGAAAATTATCCCGCATGAGACATCAGCGGTAGTTGCAGGGTCATACACAGATGAACTCGAGAATGATTATCAGCAAATCAAGCAAAGTATAGATAAAGACTGTAAATTCTTACTGGAAATTTCATCTACAGGTATTGCCATCTAGATTTTTTGTTGATACCAACAACTTAAACTATCTCAGATTTTATGATGAGCTAAGGTTGTGAGAATGGAACTTCCATTAAAAAACCTAAGATCTTAAATAGTACCTGACAATGAAAAAATTCATCCATTGGTGCAGTCATTGGtctttattttacaaaatccGTTCTTAgatttatatgatcatatttTGATTGCTTCTATCTTTTACTTGCAGCCTATTAATTTGTGCTTTGCCATGAAACTTATCTATAAGCAATAGCTTTGCAAATGAAGCATGTAtgccagtttttttttaataaagcacGTCTTTGCTCATAGCCCCAATTGAGTATGCATTGCATCATCAATTATCACTTTGGAACAACCTTGTTGACCTCATTCTATCTTGGCTACAACAATATCTGGATGATTGACCAAATATGACAAAAATGTCATGTTATGGCATGTCAGATAATTAGCTGTTTCTGTAGGTACAAATTCATGTCTATTGTTTTTGAATGCTATTAACTGGTGGGATGCCGGTTGGGTTGTACAGAAAATTCAGGCTTGCATGTGTTTGACTTCTTGGCCAATTCCATCCTTAAAGAAGTTCTTCTCGCAATCCAAAAGGGAAAACCAGGCGCTTTTTCTCCAGGAAGACCCACggaattcttaaaaaattataaatcaagcCTAGATTTCTTGGCTCTTCTAGAAGGTAGtgatcagctctctctctctctctctctctctctctctctctctccccttcttcttcctctcttagATTGTACATTCAAGATTGTGAAAACTCTGACACAACTACCGATAAgaaaaaagattgtaaaaacTTTGACACAACTAAAATGACCATAATGTTACATGGGTTATGCATATAGAGCATCTCGTTCATTTTACCAAATAAGCTCTGATTTTCATGCAAGGGTACTGCCCATCTAGATCTGCTGTTGCTAAATTCCGATCAGAAGCTGTTTACGTTGAATTCATGAAGCAATGGAATATTGGAGTTTATTTCTCTTTGAGGTACCCTCTGCAACTCTATTATGGTTTGTCTTCTTATAAATTGGGTTAAGTAGATTACTTGATGATGTGGGCTGCTCTTTAAACTACTCTTACCTCAGGTTTCAGGAAATAGCAGGGGCTTTAGATTCTGCACTTAATGCCACCAGTCTTGTGCCGGTTCAAAATGTGCTTTCTGCTCAAGGAATTTCTCTTGAATTGACTTTAAAACAAAGTGTTACTTTGTTGGAGAGCTTGAGATCCTGCTGGAGAGAAGATGTTCTTGTCCTCTCTTGCTCTGACAAGTTTCTTCGATTATCTTTGCAGCTTCTTTCGAGGTTATTTTATTGAAACTTGGAAAGTTTCTACCGTATTCAGCCGATATATTGATACTgcctattttttaatatgcatTAGATACTCAAATTGGTTGTCATCTGGACTGGCTGCTCGTAAAGTGGTGGGTAATACAGTCTCCAGCCCTGGATGTGAATGGGCTATTTCAGCTGTCCCagaggattttatttttgtgagcaCTATATCCTTATTCACTGTATTTATCTTGGTCCTTCAGTTTGCCAATATACAGCATACTGGTCTGTGATTTGTGGATCTTCTGTTCTCAACTGTAGGCATGTGGTGTAGTCTTGCTTAGTAATATAGCTTGCCACacttgagaagaagaagaaaattatggaaatattttgttcctTCTTTCATGCCCCTAATAATATGTCTCAGATTGATGGCTCAGACTAGCCTAGGCTACTTATCACTTTCTGTAAACATGTCACATGAATTAGGAATAAAAGAATTtgtctcaaaagaaaaatcaaacatgCATTTTgataactcacaaactgataGAGAGTATTGGATTTGCAGATCATTCATGACATAAATTTTCTGGCCAAGGAGATTTGTGGTGACTACCTGGAACGAGTACTCAAACTTCTGTCTTCATGCTCTGCCGATGTTCTTGATTCAATAAAACAGAGCATTTTACAAGGTGGAAAGTCATTGAAGGATTTGGTTCCTCTGttaattaatacaataataGAGGCACTAGTCGAAAAGTCAATTGAggtaagttataattttttaattctattgtTTGAATTGGCCATGGAAGGTGACAAGGTGCTTCAAATGTTTTCTTGATAGTGATAGGTGTGGTCATGACTTGATTTATCTGCTAATCCAGCTGTGGAACTGTGGATTCTGAATATTTATGCCCCATTTCATTTGTTAGCATCtggaatgatttttttgttcatatgtttgaatgtttttatTAGTTCTGAACCTTTTTTcggttcatattttttttctcaaaaataaatgtaGGACTTGAGACAGCTGAAGGGAATAACCGCAACTTACAGGATGACTAATAAACCTCTTCCTGTCAGACATTCACCATATGTGTCTGTAGTATTGCGACCCCTGAAGGTgtgcaattatttttaatttatagttgTTTTGTGTCatcctctctgtttttttttaatgggcaaTACTGAGCTTGTTATCTTTCGTGCTATCCAAGTATCTAGTGTTGCTAGATTCCTTGATTGTTTCCTTCAAAGCAGCAGTTTAAAACCAAGTGTAGATTTCATTATTCTAAATGATCTCAGACAGGAAACTATCAGCTTCTTTTGATTATTGATATGTGATGGCCTAAGGATGAGAACCTCTCGCATCTTCTTGTATATACCATCTTCATTGaatctcttgattttattgaGGCCTTTTAGAATTCAAACATAGCATATGTATGCTTGTACCATTTGAGTTAATTAGTATATGAAATCTGGAATGTGGACATGAGAAAAAGCTAGGCAACCTACAATAGATCTATTAAGTTTCAGCGTACTAGATGGGCTTGGATACTTGGTGAGGCTGTGCATTGAAGTGTCAGATTTATCTAATCCATTTTTTGCATACGTCAGCATATGGAAAGAGATCTAAAAAacaagagttttgctactcatcattcccacacaccacacttatttttattttatttttttaaaatattttttggttttattcttcctaaactaattattttttctactcattatccatataccacatatttggtaagagaaaaaaataaaagaataaaaaaattatatgtggtgtgtggataatgagaagaatttaaaaaaaaaaacaatggttAATCGGATCATTTGTACTGACCTTTTTTCTGGCAGTATATCCTATCTACTAGAAACCCAATTACCTTATAGATTTGAACTATTTTTTCCATAGTAGATTGATCGATactagtaaataaatataagtcATCGATATGGATGTCTGATTGTTAATTTTACTCACTGGACGGTACTTGGGGCTTGGCCACATTCACGATTCAAGTTCATTTGCCAACTCTACACTTGCAGATTAACATGGAAgataactttttaattataattcttACATGTACTAACCAACTCCTTCCAGGCTCTTTTGGATGGAGAGCGAGCTACAATATACTTGACTAGGGAAACTAAGAACGAACTACTGGATGGTGCTGCAACTGAGATCACTGGTCGTTATTACGAATTAGCTGCTGATCTTGTCAGCGTGGTTAGTTTCTAAATGCCAGTTAGTTctgtaaaatttttattcttctagGATTCCCTTTGCCTTGCAGTATTTAGAATTgaaatattatctttaaaattttccaTTGTCATCATGACCAGGCTAGGAAAACAGAGTCTTCACTCCAGAGAATACGACAAGGGGCACAAAGACGAGCTGGAGCAAGCTCTGATGTGTCAGATCATAATGTGTCTGACACGGACAAAATCTGTATGCAACTATTCCTTGATATTCAGGTAAGAATAATGACTATTATAttgtctcattttattttttttattttaattatttatgtatttaattttttttattaaataaaaaaatgattattagtatattgatatatatattttactttttaaaaatatttaaataaattaaaaatatataaataaataaaaagaaaaatttatattagtgAACATGCCTAGATGTCAAAGCTCTGACACTACCCATTCAGGTAAACATAATCTGTATGGCCGCCTGGTGAGTTTGGTTACtaaattaatctcaactcatcgttacaatttttttaaattttaatacaaaatataataaataatttaatttttttaaattttaaaataataataatattaaaaaataatattctaacaatattttatcatctcaactcaactcaactcaactcacttcaacatccaaacacaatctaagaTTTTCCGTACATATACttacacaaattcacaaatattttgACCAGGAGTACGGTCGCAACCTCTCTGCCCTTGGGGTTGACGCAGCCAATATTCCAGCATATCGTTCTTTGTGGCAGTGTGTTGCTCCTCCAGATAGACAGAGTACGATTAATTTGTAGAGTTTGGGCATTTAGCTAATGTGGGGGTTGCAGATGAATTCCATTGCATGTTGATTTTCTTGTGGGCTACATTTATTGTCTGGTTTAATGTAGTAGTCGTTTCTTTTGACGTTCTTTGCAGTGttgttataaacttataataaGATTAGAGTCGCAAGAATACTTGCATTGAGGCAAAAGTTTTGTACTTgtaacctttttttctttttcgatgCTTCTCCACCGGCCATCTCTATTCTTGTAAAAATCACAGAGAGCTCTGATTGTGATGATATCAAAATTGTTGTAAGTTTCTACCGAAACTCAAAGTTGTTTTGGACACTGATAGAAGATTATACCTTTCCGAGTAACGTTAGACATAGTCATAACtgtacgtataaaaaaaaaaagatatagttATGATTATGCAAGTATCGtgtactcattttaaaaaaaaaatgaagtttattattaaaaaattaatttttttatgtaagttttatttttactcttttttcaaaagaagtgtcCGGTACTTGTGAattctatgactgtaaatatcatttttttttaaaaaaaaaattgataaatttgagACCTATACTTTTGTTTCAAAGGGATATGAGATTGTACATCTTGAgaatgtaaatattatttttaacacatcAATGTATATTagataatttagaatttttaaaagttcGAAACATTTCAAATGTAATGAAGAAGGAAGCTGAATGTTGATGAAGGTTGATGCAAGAAGATGAAGCAGAGTGCACTgtatgtgtttgataaaatggctAGAAGAAATTGTATTGTCACGGGAGTGCCTTGAGAGCTCTCAAATCTCCTTACAGAATTCACTACTACAATGTTCTCCAAAGGTAATCCTCTCCCCTCTATCTGATTTTCcattatttcttaatttctgaCATGTAACTAACTCTTACTATTTGTTAAACTAAGCTTTATAAACTTGCAAATAAATTGacagttgaattgaaattaattcatttcaacttatcataacaattttttcaaattctaatacaaaatataataaataattcaactttttaaaattttaaaataataataatattaaaaaataatattctaataatattttatcatctcaactcaacacaattcaattcagtttaaCGTCAAAACACAGCCTAACTCACAGACTTAAAACGCAACAAGTTCCCATTTCCGTATTTCATCCCAACGCACCGTTTGAAGTCTTTAAactcaaacggtgcgtttcacCTTATTAAACGCTCAACCCATTACATAAAACGCACGCACCCTTAAGCATAAAATAAAACGCACGCACACTGTCCCAGACTCAACACAAAACGCACGCAGACGGCTTCTGTGTCTTCTGGACCCATTTCCCTCCACTTTCGACGTCGTCGTTTATAGTTGTCACTTAAAACACTTCCAACCTTCCACTACACACTTCACACTTCGACTTCCAGAGGACCCGAGCTTCTTCGCTTCTCCATGTTAGGTTTTTCTGCTCCGTTTGAGTTCCAGCCGCCGGATCCATGACACTAAACGTCCTGAACCCATTAACAACAATGCGACTTTACCTGCGCGGTCTCTTCCACGTTGGTCGTAGAGCCTCTCACCGTGTAAGCCCTCTCTCTACGAACACCCTGAACCCCATTAACCCATTTTTCAATACTATCAATGTTTCGTCATTGCATGCTTCTTTCCTTGATTGCCCTTTGATTTGGTCGACCggctttcttttcataatcagaTACCATTTTGTCAGCAAATCAAGCCCCAACCGTACTTTTGATGATATTAGTAAAGaatcaatttgtaatatttttcaacttattcaACAAGAGCAGTGGGATGACAATAGGATTATCTGTTTGTTTGACTCGGCGCTGGCGCCCATATGGATGTCTAGGGCTTTGGTGGAATTGAGAGGGGATCCAAGGTTAGCTTTGCGGTTCTTCAAATGGGTGGGAACCCGAATCGGGTTTTGCCACACGACGGAGTCATATTGTATCTTGATCCATATATTGTTTTACGCGAGAATGTTCTTGGACGCGAATAGTATTATTAGAGAGTTAGTTTTGTTGACGTGGGTTTTGCCAGGTTGCCATGTGTTTGACGTATTGTGGTCGACAAGGGGTGTTGTTTGGGTTCGAGGGTTTGGTGTGTTTGATGCTTTGTTTGTTGTTTTGACTGGGCTAGGAATGCTGGAGGAAGCGATCGAGTGTTTTTTGAGGATGGTGAAGTACAGGGTTTTGCCAAAACCTCGGTCTTGTAATGAACTTTTGCATAGGCTTTCAAAGTCAGGGAAGAGGGAATTGTCAAGGaagttttttaaagatatggttGGGGCTGGAATTAGTCCTTCGGTTTtcacatataatataatgatagacAATATGTGCAAAGGAGGAGATTTGGAAGCCGCCAGAAGCTTGTtcgaaaaaatgaaacaaactgGCCTTATGCCCGATGTTTTCACATATACTTCTCTTATTGATGGATCTGAAAAGGCAGGCAAGAGGAAATTGTCGAGGaagttttttaaagatatggttGTGGCTGGAATTAGTCCTCCGGTTTTCACATATAATATGATGATATCCAATTTGTGCAAAGGAGGAGATTTGGAAGCCGCTAGAAGCTTGTtcgaaaaaatgaaacaaactgGCCTTAGGCCCGATGTTTTCACATATAATTCTCTTATTAATGGATATGAAAAGGCAGGGAAGAGGGAATTGTCGAGGaagttttttaaagatatggttGGGGCTGGAATTAGTCCTTCGGTTTtcacatataatataatgatagacAATATGTGCAAAGGAGGAGATTTGGAAGTCGCCAGAAGCTTGTtcgaaaaaatgaaacaaactgGCCTTATGCCCGATGTTGTCACTTATAATTCTCTTATTGATGGATATGAAAAGGCAGGGAAGAGGGAATTGTCGGGGaagttttttaaagatatggttGGGGCTGGAATTAGTCCTTCAGTTTTCACATACAGTATAATGATAGACAATATGTGCAAAGGAGGAGATTTGGAAGCCGCTAAAAGCTTGTtcgaaaaaatgaaacaaactgGCCTTATGCCCGATGTTGTCACATATAATTCCCTTATTGATGGATATGAAAAGGCAGGCAAGAGGGAATTGTCGAGGAAGTTTTTTGAAGATATGGTTGGGGCTGGAATTAGTCCTCCGGTTTTCACATGTAATGTAATGATAGACAATATGTGCAAAGGAGGAGATTTGGAAGCCGCTAGAAGCTTGTtcgaaaaaatgaaacaaactgGCCTTATGCCCGATGTTTTCACATATACTTCTCTTATTGATGGATATGAAAAGGCAGGCAAGAGGGAATTGTCGAGGaagttttttaaagatatggttGGGGCTGGAATTAGTCCTTCGGTTTtcacatataatataatgatatacaGTATGTGCAAAGGAGGAGATTTGGGAACCGCTAGAAGATTGTtcgaaaaaatgaaacaaactgCCCTTATGCCCAATGTTGTCACATATAATTCTCTTATTGATGGATATGGAAAGTTTGGATTCTTGGATGAATCGGTTAGTatatttgaagaaatgaaggatgCAGGTTTCGAACCTAATGTAATAACATATAATGCTTTAATTGATTCTTTCTGTAAATTTGGAAGAATGCCTCGAGCTTTTGAGTTTCTCCAAGAGATGAAGATCAATGGGGTGGTACTGGATGTTGTAACTTATAGCACATTAATTGATGCATTTTGTAAGGAAGGGATGATGCAAGAggcaattaaattttttatttacatgaGACGTGTTGGTCTTCTGCCCGATGAATTTACTTACAGTTCTCTGATTGATGCAAGTTGTAAATTAGGCCATCTAAATGATGCTTTGGAGCTGGCTAATGAGATGATGCAGGCAGGAGTTGACTTGAACATTGTCACCTACACAGCTCTAGTGGATGGTCTATGTAAAGGTGGGAGGATAAAGGCAGCAGAAGAAATCTTTCAGGCAATGCTGAAAGCTGGAGTAATTCCTGACCATTTTATATACACAACCCTTATGGATGCTTATTTCAAGGCAGGAAAAACTGCAGAGGCTCTCAATTTGCTGCAGGAGTTACAGGACTTGAATATTGAGGTCAGCGTTGTTACTTATTGTGCACTAATTGATGGTTTGTGCAAAATGGGACTGCTTGAAGAGGCAATCAAGTATTTTAATAGCATGAACGACATTGGTATGCAACCTAATGTTGCAGTTTATACTGCGTTAATTGATGgtctttgtaaaaataatagtattgaAACAGCCAAGAAGCTGTTTGATGAAATGCTGGACAAGGGTGTGATTCCTGATAGAAGTTCTTACACAGCTTTAATTGATGGGAACTTAAAGCATGGTAATCTTCAGGAAGCTTTGAATTTGCGAGGCATAATGATCGATTTGGGTATGGAGTTTGATCTGCCAGCATATACTTCCTTGATTTGGGGTTTTTCTCGGTGTGGCGAGGTGCAACGAGCAAAAGAGCTGTTTGATTAGATGATTCAGAGGGGTTTCCATCCTGATGAGATTCTGTGTATATGTCTATTGAGGAAGTATTATGAACTGGGAAAAGTGGATGAAGCCATTGAATTGCAAAATGAGATGGTCAAAAAGCGTCTAATTACTTGCAGTGCAGTTCCCACTTTACAAACTTGAGAGAAATATATTTCCAGCCTTAGTTCGACGGAGCTGTGTTCAGTGTTTGGATCAGAAACACAACACAGTTTACCTTTCCTAAATGGGAATATGAGAACCCAAGGTATACATAATTCCTCGCTTGTTTCTTACTGGATGGAATGATGTTGCCAAGTGATATTTGATGGTTCATGATTAGATAAATAGGCTGGTGCTGATACTTATTGgtattctgttttctttttataagaacTTATTGGTATTCTGTTCAAAGTCCCTCCTTGTCTCATCATGCAAAGAAGAAGCTAGCTAAACGTCATCAGTTCCAAAGTAGCGGTCACCAAAGTCTCCCATCCCTGGTACCACATGGAATTCATCATTTAGTGCCACGTCAATCTCTGAAGTCACGATTTTTAGTGATGGAAACTGTTTGTATACTCGATGTATACCTTCAGGAGCCTGAATTCATTAaccccccaacaaaaaaaaaaaaattatgcactGATTTTAGCTTTACATTTCAGCATGGAAATGGAGGAAAAGTTAGAagaaccaaaaataataaatctggACTTATTGAGGAAGCAGCTAACTCACAGATATGAGGTTGAGGAAAATAATTTGAGACTCTGGGACTCCCTTTCGTACAAGAAGTCCAATTGCTTGGATGGCTGAATTACCTGCAATAAGTAAAGAAGGCTGTGTCTCTTGTTGCATCCACATAACtgtatataactatatatatatatgtttattatgaTAATGATATGATTCAAGTTGAATGGTCACCAGTAGCAAGAACTGGATCCATAAGGAGCACATGCCGTTGTGAAATATCTTTTGGAAGCTTCTCATATATTAGCTGCATGGAAGAGGAAGGAGAGTTTGTTTGATATATGAAGGGAACTCAACTCCTTTTCACATTTCAGAATtagaactcaataaatacaCATTTCAAGTTGTGTGTTCATAACACCTGTTTCCCATTGTCACCTGAACGGTGGATGAggatttttccaattttaattcCTTTACAGCATGCACGTAGTGCGTTCTCCATGCTCTCTCCACTGAAAATATTAACAGTTTAGAAAATTAGTTACATGCTGATACTTTTTACAATAAAtagtttgattaaaaaaaggaCATAAATTCCTCCATCAAACGAAGAGAGGTTCTTCTCTGATCAAAAACCAATGAACCCCAACAACTAAACAGCACTTGATTCTGTGCTCACCTTCGAATAATGGATACACCACATAATTTCTTGCAGAAATTAACTCCAGTATACACTGATCCTGGAATAGAATGACAAGATATTCTGAGTGATTTATGGCAGAGTTTAACATAGCAGCACCGAGTATAGATAATAATTGTTGCAGTTCGTCCATCCCGAGTGTGCACTGCAATTTTTTTGTTAGCCATAATAAAAAGATTTGAGTtgtaccatttcatttttcatcccTCCACCCTAAACACACCTGTAGGAGTGATTACTTGCTTCTCTGTGAAAGGCAAGTAACCAAGACCGTGTTCCACCACCTGAAAAATTAAGGGTTCTTAGAATTGCTTAGACACTAAACTAATGGTCCTTGGTGTAAACAAATTAGGCACTGCATACCAGACGAATTAGACGATCCGAGTAAAAAGCAAAGTCATGTTTTGCTATTTCCCTGTCACGAATCAGTGTGTGCATGCCTCTTATCTGTAAAATGGATCCCAGCATTACATAAAGCACCAGGGAAATATAAAATGAAGCTCAAGTTGAGAAGATTAGGAAACTCAGGCGCACACTATTAGCTGGATTCTATCCCCATGTAATATTTGTTGTACTCTTCTCTCATAACATTTCACAGCTCTATGCACCCAATGAAAATCATAATTGCTGGGATTAATACTAATTACTCACCCGTCGTTATGCTATCAGAGTAATGTCCAGTGTAACTCACAAAACAAAgcaataccctattattggatagaaagaagaaaagatgacGAATACCTGGAATGTAGAAAGAATTACATTCAGATTGGGATATATCTTGCAGAGGTTATGCTGACCAAGCTTTGTGCGGATATGCTGCACAATTAAATCGATTGCAACATGATTCTCGCCACCCCGGGGTATGATGACATCGGCATACTTCTTTGatggaagaataaaattatcaaaagccGGCTTGACAAACTTTGAATACTGCAAG from Juglans regia cultivar Chandler chromosome 2, Walnut 2.0, whole genome shotgun sequence carries:
- the LOC108993935 gene encoding conserved oligomeric Golgi complex subunit 2 isoform X2 translates to MADPIPAATPPRSATDFFSDPLDSHPLWFKPSLFLSANFDSESYISELRTFVPFDTLRSELDAHLASLNHELIDLINRDYADFVNLSTKLVDVDASVVRMRAPLVELREKIEQYRGSVDRSLVALRNGLNQRSEAASARETLELLLDTFKVVSKVEKLIKELPSMPADWSNGDADLAEKNSTSNGISTQHVENGTNLRETQSMLLERIASEMNRLKFYMAHAQNLPFIENMEKRIQSASLILDAILGHCFTDGLEHQDANAIYNCLRAYAAIDNTRSAEEIFRTTIVAPLIQKIIPHETSAVVAGSYTDELENDYQQIKQSIDKDCKFLLEISSTENSGLHVFDFLANSILKEVLLAIQKGKPGAFSPGRPTEFLKNYKSSLDFLALLEGYCPSRSAVAKFRSEAVYVEFMKQWNIGVYFSLRFQEIAGALDSALNATSLVPVQNVLSAQGISLELTLKQSVTLLESLRSCWREDVLVLSCSDKFLRLSLQLLSRYSNWLSSGLAARKVVGNTVSSPGCEWAISAVPEDFIFIIHDINFLAKEICGDYLERVLKLLSSCSADVLDSIKQSILQGGKSLKDLVPLLINTIIEALVEKSIEALLDGERATIYLTRETKNELLDGAATEITGRYYELAADLVSVARKTESSLQRIRQGAQRRAGASSDVSDHNVSDTDKICMQLFLDIQEYGRNLSALGVDAANIPAYRSLWQCVAPPDRQSTINL
- the LOC108993935 gene encoding conserved oligomeric Golgi complex subunit 2 isoform X1, with protein sequence MADPIPAATPPRSATDFFSDPLDSHPLWFKPSLFLSANFDSESYISELRTFVPFDTLRSELDAHLASLNHELIDLINRDYADFVNLSTKLVDVDASVVRMRAPLVELREKIEQYRGSVDRSLVALRNGLNQRSEAASARETLELLLDTFKVVSKVEKLIKELPSMPADWSNGDADLAEKNSTSNGISTQHVENGTNLRETQSMLLERIASEMNRLKFYMAHAQNLPFIENMEKRIQSASLILDAILGHCFTDGLEHQDANAIYNCLRAYAAIDNTRSAEEIFRTTIVAPLIQKIIPHETSAVVAGSYTDELENDYQQIKQSIDKDCKFLLEISSTENSGLHVFDFLANSILKEVLLAIQKGKPGAFSPGRPTEFLKNYKSSLDFLALLEGYCPSRSAVAKFRSEAVYVEFMKQWNIGVYFSLRFQEIAGALDSALNATSLVPVQNVLSAQGISLELTLKQSVTLLESLRSCWREDVLVLSCSDKFLRLSLQLLSRYSNWLSSGLAARKVVGNTVSSPGCEWAISAVPEDFIFIIHDINFLAKEICGDYLERVLKLLSSCSADVLDSIKQSILQGGKSLKDLVPLLINTIIEALVEKSIEDLRQLKGITATYRMTNKPLPVRHSPYVSVVLRPLKALLDGERATIYLTRETKNELLDGAATEITGRYYELAADLVSVARKTESSLQRIRQGAQRRAGASSDVSDHNVSDTDKICMQLFLDIQEYGRNLSALGVDAANIPAYRSLWQCVAPPDRQSTINL